The following are encoded together in the Oncorhynchus nerka isolate Pitt River linkage group LG25, Oner_Uvic_2.0, whole genome shotgun sequence genome:
- the LOC115109423 gene encoding titin-like, with translation MAQLTEDTQPVFETTVKSKAVSENCNVKLTCVVTGNPAPELTWYRDDMELDRYCGLPKYKIVCNGKTHTLHIYNCTVDDAAIYQASARNSKGIVSCSGVLEVGTMSEYKIHQRFFSKLKQKAENKKRELEESRKRGKENIQKEPLEQQPLRRSPIPSQRKRRSSSVPSSPPDGEEITVSQGEEAVEQLSPAVEEPNGVSAKASEPAPVKPTENGGKIPNRETREAKKKIKISNGVDSGVVSSSHTGPGSSHTGPGTGENSYDGGISLSQFLADTLHSQTAEEKIPVQVEETLAAETMDTTTADPETDVREEKGRERILGEQEREKMRGGELSIESEKERAREAEQLHRTTAHSDTASEVKMEAKTHAHKEGDHHDHHHMQETLSNVLHSVKYFFFGKSKKDHASHDHHVKGQESERGHTLAPTQPYPSLPHPHPQEQDGQPEVYKTPTEETVPMEVDRLQKAPITLLPHQQPDSLERLNPDEHERGITISHPEEPPSASKRAPENVPHSLKHVEQRAMDVCLEVISNTTETVPMSAPPALSEAAEDQTQADSVPHMVVSAPHEINIQVFSPGTDQVTRLNGKTEDLHKQGISDSTRNPDPSSGAGPHMSNLTSTDDSGSAPNNNVPPTVSQCLIESEKEKEMHVDDKGIESVYKNHEEKSDVKAENQPCPTLNVSAGIFDIKTPAVEERIETCHFKTQEQQTLTLDDKVSTHDSKSQDKYIDTLQENVETISSKAHIECIPVLEESKEKIHNKEEEIHFKRLEESSPTLLQKSLKNRDLKIPDEYPPVAGESIEDHDLNTKRKSLLALEKSVESALKVECTPALENRLVDCPFGNQNVRLQRNEVPTLTMEKRVDIVTEIKVEMLGESKSHSERQPVRGSAIVPAEQPVAASVTSRKANATHLGGYSRNVTEIRIVDSALKIPEIKIIVTEQQTKEEPTIIPNIEITEPEVKEPTQPLIRITPNEPTSESAIFQKDDAKDVLDIMITEKSAAVTPVMIDVTPTQESKQNNIIIEPMEKVQEVTPVEEAKTPTAEKPTNSECLTKTDNKLIPKRNVSYSDDSELDHEHPQVKPLVLDTGTSEEVPKVPLFVVPPISVICEDSPFESEELLKNESKESESFVAMLRGVKSDLENSSTPESDKPHSIPQKQTIETKERSVIDNIPSVSYKPVMPTEETTIQKAEAFSITETDKVKPLKESRIESYIIGDEPRERTPIERLAVKPPTPPRSPSTLRRLMSRTPPAITVDDPANSEKAGLEQSGGDTPTSSLSCESSPKLKRRDSLTLIRSATPEELASGARRKIFIPREGEGVVVALGVGGSPLDTQVKEATPYLSPSQARRAAFLQAPAGSQTPPLERRSPLLSRRKATLEVPKVVETNTEEPESPKTEVKPPEKEKLNPFKAPQVIRKIRGEPFPDASGHLKLWCQFFNVLSDSSIKWYRDEEEIVEVKRSGGDESQVALAIVQTSSQDCGVYGCTIKNEFGTDSTDFLLSVDLLSEYFLREDLEVGEEIEMTQMLFTKGLADPGYWGEKFFGRIMTQEAHLGEGCAHKACRVKVIYGLDPVFESGTNCIIKVQNPIAYGTNEDSNLAERNMEITKQECKIQNTVREYCKIFAAEARVIENFGFSLEVSPLYLMYRPANSVPYATVEADLKDIFLKYCMMDAKGRLITRATSEVEMKCCSFQHWIHQWTNGNLLVTGLEGVGPKITKVRIVTKLKGYQGLTEDGSPKVFEQFLTQHQCNYYCGLLSLRTLKPMDTLQQPPKIKVSRSPLLGRKLGSSSPQLNRKLLSSSPQLQRKGLNSPLTTRKSTSSPKVPRKTGETENKSTAKPNADDRLKVVL, from the exons ATGGCTCAGCTGACTGAGGACACCCAGCCTGTATTTGAGACCACCGTTAAATCCAAGGCTGTGTCAGAGAATTGTAATGTGAAGTTGACATGTGTGGTTACAG GTAACCCAGCCCCAGAACTGACGTGGTACCGAGACGACATGGAGTTGGACCGATACTGCGGTCTTCCAAAATATAAAATTGTCTGCAATGGAAAAACTCACACACTCCATATTTACAA CTGCACAGTGGATGATGCAGCCATCTACCAGGCTTCAGCCAGGAACAGCAAAGGCATTGTCTCCTGCTCTGGGGTTCTGGAGGTAGGCACCATGAGCGAGTACAAGATCCACCAGAGGTTCTTTTCCAAGCTGAAACAGAAGGCAGAGAACAAGAAGAGGGAGTTGGAggagagcaggaaaaggggcaAGGAGAACATCCAGAAAGAGCCTCTGGAACAGCAGCCTCTCCGAAGAAGCCCGATCCCATCTCAGAGGAAACGCCGGTCCTCAAGcgtcccctcctcaccaccagaTGGGGAGGAGATCACAGTCAGccagggggaagaggctgtggaGCAGCTATCACCTGCTGTTGAAGAACCTAATGGGGTCAGTGCTAAAGCCAGTGAACCGGCTCCAGTAAAACCTACAGAGAATGGGGGCAAAATTCCCAACAGAGAAACCAGAGAAGCCAAAAAGAAAATAAAGATCTCAAATGGTGTAGATTCTGGTGTTGTCAGCAGTAGTCATACAGGACCAGGCAGTAGTCATACAGGCCCGGGCACCGGAGAAAATTCATATGATGGAGGGATAAGTTTGTCTCAATTTCTGGCAGATACCCTTCATTCGCAGACTGCTGAAGAAAAGATCCCTGTACAAGTGGAGGAAACATTGGCAGCGGAGACAAtggatactactactgctgatccTGAAACGGATgtgagagaggaaaaggggagagagaggattctTGGAGAACAggaaagagagaaaatgagaggagGAGAACTGTCAATTGAGAGCGAAAAAGAAAGAGCAAGAGAAGCAGAACAGTTGCATAGGACAACAGCACATAGCGACACAGCCTCCGAAGTCAAAATGGAGGCTAAGACACATGCCCACAAGGAGGGAGATCATCACGATCACCACCACATGCAGGAAACTCTTTCCAATGTGCTCCACTCAGTCAAATACTTTTTCTTTGGTAAGAGCAAGAAGGATCATGCTTCTCATGATCATCATGTGAAAGgtcaggagagcgagagaggtcaTACATTAGCCCCAACACAGCCATACCCTAGCCTTCCCCATCCACATCCACAAGAGCAAGATGGTCAACCAGAGGTGTATAAAACCCCCACAGAGGAGACAGTACCCATGGAGGTAGATAGGCTACAGAAAGCCCCGATAACTCTGTTACCACACCAGCAGCCAGATTCATTGGAGCGGCTAAACCCAGATGAACACGAGCGTGGAATTACTATTTCACACCCAGAAGAACCCCCTTCAGCTTCCAAAAGAGCACCAGAGAATGTGCCTCATTCACTGAAGCATGTTGAGCAGAGGGCCATGGATGTATGTCTGGAGGTGATCAGCAACACTACAGAGACAGTGCCCATGTCTGCCCCTCCAGCCCTCAGTGAG GCTGCCGAGGATCAGACCCAGGCAGACTCAGTCCCCCACATGGTTGTTTCAGCCCCACATGAGATAAACATCCAAGTGTTTTCACCCGGGACTGATCAGGTGACAAGACTAAATGGTAAAACTGAAGATTTACACAAACAGGGTATATCTGACTCTACACGGAACCCAGACCCCAGCAGTGGAGCAGGTCCCCACATGTCAAACCTAACTAGTACGGATGACAGTGGGAGTGCTCCTAACAATAATGTCCCACCCACAGTCAGCCAGTGCCTCATCGAAAGTGAAAAAGAGAAGGAAATGCATGTGGATGACAAGGGCATTGAAAGTGTCTATAAGAATCATGAAGAGAAAAGTGATGTCAAAGCAGAGAATCAACCATGCCCCACTTTAAATGTGAGTGCAGGGATATTTGATATCAAAACACCTGCTGTGGAAGAGAGAATTGAAACATGCCATTTTAAAACACAAGAGCAGCAGACTCTTACTTTGGATGATAAAGTTAGTACACACGATTCTAAGTCCCAAGACAAGTATATTGATACTTTGCAAGAGAATGTAGAGACAATTTCTTCAAAAGCACACATAGAATGCATCCCGGTTTTAGAGGAGAGTAAAGAGAAAATACataacaaggaggaggagatacaTTTCAAAAGATTGGAGGAATCTTCTCCCACTTTGCTGCAAAAGAGTTTAAAGAATAGAGATCTAAAAATACCAGATGAATACCCTCCTGTGGCAGGGGAGAGCATAGAGGACCATGATCTCAACACAAAAAGGAAATCTCTCTTAGCTTTAGAGAAAAGTGTTGAAAGTGCCTTAAAAGTGGAATGTACTCCTGCTTTGGAGAATAGGTTAGTGGACTGTCCATTTGGCAACCAGAATGTGAGATTACAGAGAAATGAGGTGCCAACCCTCACTATGGAGAAACGGGTTGACATTGTGACCGAGATAAAGGTAGAAATGCTGGGTGAATCTAAGAGCCACTCAGAGAGACAGCCTGTGAGAGGCTCTGCCATTGTGCCCGCTGAGCAACCAGTGGCAGCATCAGTTACCAGTCGAAAGGCTAATGCCACTCATCTGGGTGGATATTCTAGAAATGTAACAGAGATTAGAATTGTAGATTCTGCTCTTAAAATCCCAGAAATCAAAATTATTGTGACAGAACAACAGACAAAAGAGGAGCCAACGATTATACCAAATATAGAGATTACGGAACCAGAAGTCAAAGAGCCTACACAGCCATTAATACGTATTACACCCAATGAACCTACATCAGAGTCAGCCATTTTCCAAAAGGATGATGCAAAAGATGTTTTAGACATAATGATCACAGAAAAAAGTGCAGCTGTTACCCCAGTGATGATTGATGTGACACCCACTCAAGAAAGTAAGCAGAATAATATTATCATCGAACCAATGGAGAAAGTGCAGGAAGTTACACCAGTTGAAGAGGCAAAAACGCCTACGGCAGAGAAACCAACGAATAGTGAGTGCCTCACAAAGACGGATAATAAGTTAATTCCTAAAAGAAATGTTTCATATTCTGATGATAGTGAACTAGACCATGAGCATCCACAAGTTAAGCCCCTCGTCTTAGATACAGGAACATCGGAGGAAGTACCCAAAGTGCCTCTGTTTGTGGTCCCTCCTATTTCTGTAATCTGTGAGGATAGCCCTTTTGAAAGCGAAGAGCTTCTTAAAAATGAGAGTAAAGAATCAGAATCCTTCGTGGCTATGCTCAGGGGGGTCAAGAGTGATTTAGAAAATTCTTCTACCCCTGAGTCTGACAAACCCCATAGTATTCCTCAAAAACAGACTATAGAAACAAAGGAACGTAGCGTGATAGACAATATCCCCTCTGTGTCATATAAACCCGTAATGCCAACAGAAGAAACAACAATCCAAAAAGCTGAGGCCTTCAGTATTACAGAAACTGATAAGGTAAAACCACTCAAAGAGTCAAGGATAGAGTCTTACATCATTGGCGATGAACCAAGAGAAAGAACCCCTATTGAGAGGCTTGCTGTCAAACCCCCAACACCCCCCAGGAGTCCCAGTACTCTTCGTAGGTTAATGTCCAGGACTCCCCCTGCCATTACTGTGGATGACCCTGCTAACAGTGAGAAGGCAGGATTGGAGCAGAGTGGTGGAGACACCCCAACGTCCTCCCTGTCTTGTGAGAGCAGCCCCAAGCTGAAAAGAAGGGACAGTCTGACCCTCATCCGCTCTGCCACGCCTGAGGAGCTGGCGTCTGGAGCTCGCCGCAAGATCTTCATccccagagagggagaaggggtagTGGTGGCGCTGGGTGTGGGTGGTAGCCCACTGGACACCCAGGTCAAGGAGGCGACTCCATACTTGTCGCCCAGTCAGGCTCGCAGGGCGGCATTCCTGCAGGCCCCAGCAGGCTCACAGACCCCACCGCTGGAGAGACGCTCCCCTCTGCTGAGCCGTAGGAAGGCAACTCTGGAGGTGCCTAAAGTTGTGGAGACCAACACAGAGGAGCCAGAGAGCCCAAAGACTGAGGTCAAACCTCCTGAAAAGGAGAAGCTGAACCCCTTCAAAG CTCCTCAGGTTATCCGTAAAATCAGGGGAGAGCCCTTCCCAGATGCCTCAGGACACTTGAAACTCTGGTGCCAGTTCTTCAACGTGCTCAGTGACTCCTCCATCAAGTGGTACAGGGACGAGGAAGAGATAGTTGAGGTGAAAAGAAG TGGAGGAGATGAGAGCCAAGTAGCGCTGGCCATCGTCCAGACATCCAGTCAAGATTGTGGGGTGTACGGCTGCACAATCAAGAACGAATTTGGGACTGATTCAACTGACTTCCTTCTCAGCGTAGACT TACTTTCAGAGTACTTCCTGCGTGAGGATTTAGAAG TTGGAGAAGAGATAGAAATGACTCAAATGCTATTCACCAAAGGCCTAGCAGACCCGGGATACTGGGGGGAGAAGTTCTTTGGGCGCATCATGACACAAGAGGCCCACCTGGGAGAGGGCTGTGCACACAAGGCCTGCAGGGTGAAGGTCATCTATGGCCTGGACCCTGTGTTTGAGTCCGGAACCAACTGCATCATCAAAGTACAAAACCCCATCGCCTATGGGACCAATGAGGACAGTAACCTTGCAGAGAGAAACATGGAAATTACTAAGCAG gagtgCAAAATCCAAAACACAGTTCGGGAGTATTGCAAAATCTTTGCTGCTGAGGCGAGGGTGATTGAAAACTTTGGCTTTTCACTGGA AGTAAGCCCTCTTTATCTGATGTACCGCCCTGCCAACTCGGTCCCATATGCCACTGTAGAGGCTGACCTGAAGGACATCTTCCTCAAGTACTGTATGATGGATGCGAAAGGCAGGCTGATCACCAGAGCCACCTCAGAGGTGGAAATGAAATGCTGCTCCTTCCAGCATTGGATCCACCAATGGACAAACGGCAACTTACTGGTCACTGGGCTGGAGG GTGTTGGACCAAAGATCACTAAAGTTAGAATCGTCACAAAATTGAAGGG GTATCAAGGCCTTACAGAGGATGGTTCTCCTAAGGTGTTTGAGCAGTTCCTGACTCAGCATCAGTGTAACTACTACTGTGGGCTTCTCAGCCTGAGAACCCTGAAGCCCATGGACACCCTGCAGCAGCCCCCCAAAATCAAAGTCTCCCGAAGCCCCCTGCTCGGCAGAAAGTTGGGCTCATCCAGCCCTCAGCTCAACAGGAAGTTGCTCTCATCCAGCCCCCAGCTACAGAGAAAAGGACTTAACAGCCCCTTGACAACCAGAAAGTCAACCTCCAGCCCAAAGGTGCCAAGAAAGACTGGGGAGACAGAAAACAAGTCCACAGCCAAACCCAATGCCGATGACAGACTCAAAGTTGTGTTATGA